One Malus domestica chromosome 11, GDT2T_hap1 genomic region harbors:
- the LOC103448369 gene encoding glucan endo-1,3-beta-glucosidase 7-like — MATFTFPLFLSLLLPLFAFAAAAGTVGINYGRIADNLPPPEKVVALFKSQGINKVKLYDTDAAVLTALANSGIGVVVALPNELLSSAASDPSFADKWVQSNISQYHPKTQIEAIAVGNEVFADPNNTTQFLVPAIKNIQSSLVKYNLSSIKLSSPFALSALNSSYPPSAGVFKPDLIEPVIKPLLEFLTQMSSYLMINAYPFFAYESTSDKISLDYALFRTNPGNPDSGNGLKYYSLLEAQIDAVFAAMSAVGYGDVKLVVTETGWPSNGDENEIGAGKANAAAYNGNLVKRVLTGGGTPLKPNDPLNVYLFALFNEDQKTGPTSERNYGLFYPDETKVYDIPLTVAGQSGAQSSPANENKVQVPAASPSAGNTWCVANGQAGEEKLQAALDYACGEGGADCRSIQEGSTCFNPNTLEAHASYAFNSFYQKKARRTGTCDFGGAAYVVAQPPSYGTCEFPTGY; from the exons ATGGCCACCTTCAcattccctctctttctctctctcctcctcccacTTTTCGCTTTTGCAGCTGCTGCTG GTACTGTTGGAATAAACTACGGCAGGATAGCGGACAACTTACCACCGCCCGAAAAGGTGGTGGCACTCTTCAAATCCCAAGGCATTAACAAAGTGAAGCTCTACGACACCGACGCCGCTGTCCTCACCGCCCTCGCCAACTCCGGCATTGGAGTCGTCGTCGCCCTCCCCAACGAGCTCCTCTCCTCCGCCGCCAGCGACCCCTCATTCGCCGACAAATGGGTCCAATCCAACATCTCCCAATACCACCCCAAAACCCAAATCGAAGCCATCGCCGTAGGCAACGAGGTCTTTGCCGACCCGAACAACACCACCCAATTCCTCGTCCCCGCCATTAAAAACATACAGTCTTCCCTCGTCAAGTACAACCTCAGCTCCATCAAACTCTCGTCCCCATTCGCCCTCAGTGCCCTCAATTCCTCGTACCCGCCTTCTGCCGGGGTCTTCAAACCCGACTTAATCGAACCCGTCATCAAACCGTTACTGGAATTTTTAACCCAAATGTCGTCGTATTTAATGATAAACGCGTACCCATTTTTCGCGTACGAGTCCACCTCCGATAAGATTTCTCTCGACTACGCTCTGTTCCGGACCAACCCGGGAAATCCGGACTCGGGTAACGGGCTGAAGTACTACAGTTTGCTCGAGGCCCAAATCGACGCCGTTTTCGCCGCCATGTCGGCTGTCGGATACGGCGACGTAAAGTTGGTGGTGACCGAGACCGGGTGGCCCTCCAACGGCGACGAGAACGAGATTGGCGCGGGGAAAGCCAATGCGGCGGCGTATAACGGAAACTTGGTGAAGAGAGTTTTGACGGGAGGTGGAACCCCCTTGAAGCCTAACGACCCGCTCAACGTCTATCTATTTGCTCTGTTTAACGAGGATCAGAAGACAGGGCCCACATCGGAGAGGAACTACGGTCTGTTTTATCCGGACGAAACGAAGGTTTACGATATTCCGCTTACGGTGGCTGGGCAAAGTGGGGCCCAGTCATCGCCGGCCAACGAGAACAAGGTTCAGGTCCCGGCAGCATCGCCCTCTGCGGGGAATACGTGGTGCGTGGCGAATGGGCAGGCAGGGGAGGAGAAGCTTCAGGCCGCGCTGGATTATGCTTGCGGAGAAGGAGGAGCTGACTGCCGTTCGATTCAGGAAGGGTCCACGTGTTTTAATCCTAATACGCTTGAGGCGCACGCTTCGTACGCTTTCAATAGTTTTTATCAGAAGAAAGCACGCCGGACCGGCACGTGCGATTTCGGTGGTGCTGCCTACGTTGTTGCTCAACCTCCAA GTTATGGAACGTGCGAGTTTCCAACAGGTTACTGA